tcccatcccactcctgggggaaggatactgcaaaatctccattcccaccccactcctgggggaaggatactgcaaaatctccattccctccccattcctgggggaaggatactgcaaaatctccattcccaccccactcctgggggaaggatactgcaaaatctccattcccacctcactcctgggggaaggattctgcaaaatctccgttccctccccactcctgggggaaggatactgcaaaatctccatttccaccccgctctggggccagccagtggtggtatatgctggttctccaaaatactaaaaatttccactactggttctccaaactactcaacatttccgctaccggttctccgaactactcaacatttccgctgccggttctctgtactactcaaaatttccactatcggttctccgaaatactcaaaatttccactactggttctctgaattactcaaattttccgctaccggttctctgaaatactaaaaatttccactaccggttctccaaactactcaacatttccgctaccagttcttcgaactactcaacatttccgctaccggttctctgtactactcaaaatttctactaccggttctccaaaatactcaaaatttccactaccagttctccaaactacccaacatttccgctaccggttctccaaactactagacatttctgctaccggttctctgtactactcaacatttccgctaccggttctccgaaatactcaacatttccgctaccggttctccaaactactcaacatttccgctactggttctctgtattactcaaaatttccactaccagttctccgaaatactcaaaatttccactaccagttttctaAACTacccaacatttccgctaccggttctccaaactactagacatttctgctatcggttctctgaattactcaaaatttccgctaccggttctccaaactactcaaaatttctgctaccggttctccgaaatactcaacatttccgctaccggttctccgaaatactcaacatttccgctaccggttctctgtactactcaacatttccgctaccggttctctgtactactcaacatttccgctaccggttctccgaaatactcaacatttccgctaccggttctccaaactactcaacatttccgctactggttctctgaattactcaaaatttccgctactggttctctgtactactcaaaatttccgctaccggttctccgaaatactcaacatttccgctaccggttctccaaactactagacatttctgctaccggttctccagaacctgtcagaacctgctggatttctccagaacctgatctGGGGGCTGCATAAGCGGGCCTGCGGAGGTGGGGGTGTGTCGGATTGGAAAGCCTGGCATTGCAATGGCTTTTCCTTGGCTGGCGGCTGCGGCGGCTTTTGTCTGGAGTTTTTAATTTAGATGCAAATGAGGAGGGCGGGGCTGCTCTTCTGCCAGCATATTAATGCAGACTTCTCTTTTCTGCGGTGGAGGTGGAAGGGTGGGGGACTCTTGGATTCCCACATGCAGTCCTGTTTTTTGGGGATTGTCCAAGCCTGATTTCACCTCTCTGGCTTGGAAGTAGCCCTGTTCATCTGGTGGTTTTTGGCCTGATTCCTGGGGTTCAGAAAGGATCCCCGGAATCCAGGGATCGACTTGGTCTCTGGAGAACAAGCTGGaacaactttcctttcctttcctttcctttcctttcctttcctttcctttcctttcctttcctttcctttcttctttctcctcctttcttcattcctgaatccctcccttttttctttcctcctttccttcctccttccctccctccttccgttccccaatcccttccttcctttctccctcccccctcaatcctccccctcccttcctccctccctttcctcctcccttccttccttccttcctcaatccctccctttcttctttcctccttcctttcttccttccctccctcctcccattctccagtcccttcctccctcccttctcaatcctccctcccttcttcctccctcccttcctgaatcccttccttctcccctctcttcctgaatcctcccttcctccttttcctccttcccttcctccctccctcctccttcccttccccaatccctccctcctccctccttcctccttccatccttcctcaatcctcctttcttcttcctccttcctttcttccttcctcctcctcccattctccagtccttcctccctccttctcaatcctcctccttcttcctcctccttcctgaatcccttccttctcccctctcttcctgaatcctcccttcctccttttcctccttcccttcctccctccctccctccttcccttccccaatccccccctccctccctccctttcctccttccatccttcctcaatccctcccttccttcttttctccttcccttccttctttcctcccttcttctgttCCCctatccctcccttctttcttcctccctccctccctcctcaatctcttcctccttcctccctccctccctcctcccctttttcaATTCCTCCCGCCGTCCTCTTTTTTCGGTCTTCCCGTTTCCCAATCTGGAGTACCAATCTCGGGCTCTCCTCGTGGTGCCCCATCCCTTTTGGAGATGAGACAACGGAGGGCTAGATTgctgcttctcaaccttggccagttGAAGATgccagggggtgggtgggaacgcatcaaggttgagaaatactggttgaGATGACTGGAGGTTTTCtttgtgtgtgcgcatgtgtgtatatgtctgtgtgtgtctgtgtgtgagtgtgtggtgGTTTGGGGGTAGCTTGCCAGACCTTCCTCCCTCTGGGACCTCCTTGTGGTCTCCCATCCCTGGCCTAAAAAGCCAATCGGCTcgcttctctccccttccctccttccctcctccccatcTCTCCGCCTGGCCTCACTTGCTCTACGCTCCCCTTCCCTCCGCCTCCAGGTGACAGCGTCCAAAAAAGCCGATAATTGCCTCCCCCCACACATCAGTTAATGGTTTGACCCCCCCACCGCTCTGCAGCGTTGATTGACAGTTCCGGCGGCTGGTATATACGCCCCCTGTCCCATGACGGGGAGAAGCGTCAATACGATGtggcaggagtggagtgggatggAGGGgtagacagagagagggaaaaaaggaaaggaaaggaaaggaagatagaaaagggaaaggaacaggaaggaagatagaaaaaggaaagggaggtagaaaaaagggaaggaagatagaaaaaaggaaaggaaaggagagagaaagagagaaagagaagagaaaaggatagaagacaaaggaaggaaggacagaagagagggggagagagagagagaaagggaaggaaaggaagatagaaaaaggaaaagaagatagaaaaggaaggaagagaaaggaaagaaaggaagatagaaaaggaaaggagagagaagagaaaagaagagaaatggatagaagaaaaagaaggaaggacggaaggaaggaaggacggaagagagagagagagagagagaggaaaaggatagaaaaggaaaggaaagaagatagaaaaaggagaggaagagaagagaagaagagaaaagaagagagaaaaggataaaagaaacaggaaggaaggacagaagagagggagagagagagagaaaggaaaggaaaggaagatagaaaaaggaaaggaaaggaagatagaaaaggaaagaagatagaaaaggaaaggatagaagaaaggaaggaaaggaaaggaaagaagatagaaaaggaaaggaaaggaaaatagaaaaggaaagagagagaaagagaagagaaaaggatagaagaaaaaggaaggacggACGACGGAAGGacggaagagagggagagagagagaaaggaaaggatagaaaaaggaaaggaagatagaaaaaaggaaaggaaaagaagatagaaaaaggagaggaagggaaagagagagaaagagaaaaagagaaaaggatagaagaaacaggaaggaaggaaggacagaacagagggagagagagagaaaagaaaggaagggaagatagaaaaaggaaaggaagatagaaaaaggaaagagagagaaagagagaaagagaaaaggatagaagaaaaaggaaggacggatggacggaaggacggaagagagggagagagagagaaaggaaaggatagaaaaaggaaaggaagatagaaaaaaggaaaggaaaataagatagaaaaaggagaggaagggaaagagagagagaaaaggatagaagaaagaggagggagggaaggacagaagagagggagagagagagggaaaggaaaggaagatagaaaaaggaaaggaaaggaagatagaaaaaggaaagagagagaaagagaaagagaaagagagagaaaagaatagaagaaacaggaaggaagagtgggagagagagagaaagaaagaaagaaagaaaaagagagagagagagagagggagggaggcagggagggagggagggagggaggaagaggagggctgCAAAGCCAGTCGGGGATGGgcagagagaagaggagggggccCAGGACACGGGGACGGGGACGGCTAGAGAGAAAGCCTGGCAGGTTGGCAGGCGAGACAtttccgccccccacccccacctcagtCCCCAAAACAAGCCTGCTTGGCCGCGCACGAGAGATGCCAATTAAGATAGCGGCAGACCGTGGCGCGCCAGCTTTGAAACGTGGCGCGCACCCGGAATAGCAATCAGCTCCAGGCTCCCACACGCCAAGCCTATCCCATCGCAAgcactgggggtgggtgggtggagaggaCAGCATCCTCTTCTTTCCACCCCCTCCCGCCAAAATAAGGCAGGCCCTTCCCTAAGAGGGGGGGTCTCTTCCTAGCTCTTCCTGCCCTTCTTTGCAGCGCCCAGAGACCAGGTGCGAGAACAGACCCCACCCCCCATTTGAGGGTCCCTTGCCCCCCCTCCCACGCTCCCAAGAATTAGAGGCCGGGCCGGCTGCCTACTGTTTTGTCACATTTGCACGATTCCCGCAATACACCGAGCCCTCCTTCTGGGTATCAGAGTAACAGAgtaggaaaggatcttggaggtcatctagtccaaccccctgctcacgccggAGAcctgcgctagggattcgaaccgccaaactgccgacctttcggatCGACAAGCtccgtgtcttagccactgagccacctagtccggCGACTAATTTGTGCAAGCTTCCGAAATAAACAAACTAGCTAACTAACCTGGGTCGGCATGAGCTAAACTGGCTGTGTGAATGAATCCAAGCTTGCCGGTTTGGTCAGCTGATAGTCTGGAGTGGCAGCCTCCGATATCCTTAGTCCCATTGGAAGGTATCTAGAGAGCCCCGATTCACACAAAGTGAGGACCGCATGAGCCCATCCTCTCCCAACCAGCGTTCAGAGGTAGCTGACTTACTTGCCCCGTAACCCGGTTTGGCTGACTGATCTCGCACCTGGTTGCCTTAGTTTATGGCAAGACTCAGAACCCGTGTGGCCTGTCCTCTATCCTGGTTTATACTGGCCTCCGGCTTCCTGTAATGGATGCGATGTGGCCATCTGTTCCTTCCCGACATTGTCTAGCTTATGTGAGGTCATGCTGGTTTACGTCGGCTCAAGCCAGTGGCTTGTGTCGATTATTCCCCATCATGTCGGCTAATGATTTCATTTTTGGAGGCCCCGTGAGTCCTGAAAATGGATCCCTCTTTGATCTGGAACCGAACAAAAGAGCCCAGACTGATATCGCTCAAGCTGGTTTATTTTGCACAGTTTCCCTTCCCCACCTGACAATCAATCTATGGCATTCTCCGTGCTCAAAACAATAGATTTCTCGATCAAAATAGACCATGATTGCTGCTAAAGggttacagaataacagttggaagggaactcggaggtcttctagcacaACCCGCTGCTTAAGCAGAAAAGACGGGTGTTAGTTGGTCTCTTCGTGAGGATCCTCTTTGCGGTCTCCATCCTCTTCAGCACGGAACTCCAAGCCACGATAAACTTGACTCAGATCTTCCCGCGACACGAAGACCCACCCGTTGGGCCGGACGTGATAGAGATCCACGTTGCCGCCGGAATAAGCGTCTCGGTGGGTAGCGTGAGCCACCGCTTGGCGAGCCAGCCAGAACGCCTCCGCCCGGGGTAGATCGTACCGATAGGTGCCATCCAGCACTCCGTAGGCGTAAGTTGATCCGGACCCCACAGCCAAAACGTCCCCGGAGAACCGGGTCCCGTCGCTGTAGACATAGTGCAAGCCGGGTCCCTGGCGATCCCAACCGCAGAGCAAAGTGGCCACGCAGAGATCCTTCTGGGTGCATCCCCGCAGCATGAGAGCGAGCAGCTTGGCTGCCCCAGCCACGCTCGGCTGCCGTCCTTCCGAAAGGTGTCTCAGGCGGAGCGCACAGCGCAGGAGACGCAGCCAGGTAGCGCAGTCGGCCGAAGTCCCTGACGTGGTTGCTATAAGATGTTGGTGCAGCGTGACGACTTTGCGGGAAGACGGGTCGGATACCAGACCCGCGCAGGAAGAGCGAGTGTCCGCTGCTACCACCACCCCGTGGCTGCAGCGGAAAGCTAGCGTGGTGGTGCCGTGGGACAGCAGGAAGGGACGGGGCACCTCGGGCCCACCGGGTGATGGCTGAACCCAAGGAGGTGCCTGCGAAGGGTCCCTCTTTCTGACAACGTCCTGGAGCGCCATTTGGCAAGAAAATAGAAAGCGAGGGGAGGAGAGCATTTAAAGGATGAGCCCCTTTGCTCGGATGGGGAGAGGGGGGCCCAGGTCaactggaggaggaagaggggagggtgACGCGGAGGAGCTAAGGATTATATTTCTTGGGACGTGGAGCAAGATTTGAGAGAAGCAGCAGCATTAGGTTGCAAGCGTCGGAGAGCAGGTCTGGGCCCATGTCAGGGCTCAATTATCTCCCTAAATGGGATGCTTTTAGATGTTTTCATCAAACGGAGGTGGAATTCGATGCCGCAGCCTATCTTGGCCCCCAGCTTCAAGCTTTTCTAAAGAGTGGTACGGTGCACCTTCTTCTGGATTCGAATTCGGGACCTCTGTATCCCAAGCAGTCTTAGAAAAGCAcaccggtgtgggaagaaaggaataaaaattcGTCTTGAAGAATAGTCTCGGCGAGCAAGGCCGATAACCCAGTATGgagagtcctctacttacaaacagttcatttagtcatcATCATCGTTTAACGACCCAATAATCCCTTGAGAGTGTGGGGtctaggcaactgaatggagctagcagagtgttttttactggccggatgcctttcctgtcaccaatgtggagttgtGTTCAGCAgacatatattctcattgtgctgagagacagagagagaaatatctgtctctacctaggatcgaactcacagcctcctgattgtgatgcgaaagctccacctctaggccatggCACCATTCCACATGTCCCCATAATCATTGTCCTCTTTTAATTACTGTAAAATCCCTtgcgggtggagtctgggcagctgaacggagctagcagagtgtttttttactggccagatgcctttcctgtcaccaatgcggagttgtgTTCAGCAgacatatattctcattgtgccgagagacagagagagaaatatctgtc
Above is a window of Ahaetulla prasina isolate Xishuangbanna chromosome 4, ASM2864084v1, whole genome shotgun sequence DNA encoding:
- the PSMB11 gene encoding proteasome subunit beta type-11, whose product is MLSSPRFLFSCQMALQDVVRKRDPSQAPPWVQPSPGGPEVPRPFLLSHGTTTLAFRCSHGVVVAADTRSSCAGLVSDPSSRKVVTLHQHLIATTSGTSADCATWLRLLRCALRLRHLSEGRQPSVAGAAKLLALMLRGCTQKDLCVATLLCGWDRQGPGLHYVYSDGTRFSGDVLAVGSGSTYAYGVLDGTYRYDLPRAEAFWLARQAVAHATHRDAYSGGNVDLYHVRPNGWVFVSREDLSQVYRGLEFRAEEDGDRKEDPHEETN